The Arachis hypogaea cultivar Tifrunner chromosome 14, arahy.Tifrunner.gnm2.J5K5, whole genome shotgun sequence DNA window actccgacgctcaagtcaataagtgtttaagaggtataagaataattctatgaatatagaatgtaagacatgaaatgaaagttatcatgtgttatgttgtgtttataataattctatgaatatagaatgtattaTTGAGATTAGATATAGAAGGTTCTTTTTATAGGTATAAAATTGATGAATAGAATTgatgttatgaccgtttggtcattaagatagaaatgatggtcattaagtcggtaatgaaggTGTCAGTTACAAACAAAAGAATGAATGATAGttaacgccgagttataactcataatgcataataaagaccgagttataaggtgacggatcatTTATTATATTCCATTGTTCGGCAACCACAGAGGGAAAGTGTGGTGAAGCACGAAGTTGCAGAAAAAAGCagttaaaaacttttttttttatgaaaaatattactTATACTCTAAATTTTTAGTctttagtatttaaataatattatttaattaatttaaatatttattcttaaaaaaaattatttatttttttataaaaaatttacttattttttagagttttttttttaaattaaataatagataatttttaaaaaatatctaattacattGGTTTTTTTTGTTGTTCATAATATCTCCGAACTCAATAGGTGAAAGACTATTTTTTGGCAGATAGAAATTCCATTTATAAGATACTGCATAAAGCGAAAATCGAAGCAGTCAAGTAAGTTGCCCACTCGACGATCCCACTTAACCCAAATTGATTTACTATTTCTGTTAAAaaccttttatttaattttcacaaACCTCCAAACCCAACAACTTGAACTTCTCCCAATAATATTCTTTACTTTCTCGGctactttctcttctcttcttcactcCACAAACCCtagaaacagaaaaggaaaagaaaaattcacCTTTTTTTATGCAAATGGGATTAACTCACCAACACTAGAGAGCCACACACTTCAAGATTCAGCTCAAGCCCATTTCAATTATGGCCTCATTTTCCACTTCTCACTACATCGTTGCCTTCACATTCCTCAACTTGTTCCTCAAAATCCAAGCTTTGAACCCAGTTCCATCTTTTTCGTTCTCAGACTTCGGAAAAGATCCAATTTTCAAGCAAAGTGTAGCACTTTATGGTAATGCAAGGGTTGTCAATGGCGAGTCTGAGGTTATGCTCTCTGGGTCTGGTAAAGTGATGAGAAAGAACCCCATCAAGCTTGTTGATGCTGCATCAAAGGGTTTGGTCTCATTTTCAACCTACTTTGCTTTTTCAATTTCCTTCAATGAAGGTGGGGATGGCTTGGCTTTTGTTATGGTTCCAAGTGGTTCTGAAGGTGAGTTTTTTGGTAATAACTCATCAGGGTTCTCTCTTGGATTGAAAGGAAAAAGCGGATTCGATGTTGTTGGTATTGAGTTTAGTATTGCAAATAGGGGTTCTGCTAGTTTTAATGTGGCCATTAAGGTTGGTGATTCAGTTCCTGCTAAAAAAAGCAATGTTTCTTCTGTTGTAAGAAGTGGTGAAAAAATGCATGCTTGGATTGATTATGTTGCAAGTTCTAGGAGATTAGAAGTTAGATTGAATCAGTTTGGTCATTCA harbors:
- the LOC112743490 gene encoding L-type lectin-domain containing receptor kinase VIII.2 gives rise to the protein MASFSTSHYIVAFTFLNLFLKIQALNPVPSFSFSDFGKDPIFKQSVALYGNARVVNGESEVMLSGSGKVMRKNPIKLVDAASKGLVSFSTYFAFSISFNEGGDGLAFVMVPSGSEGEFFGNNSSGFSLGLKGKSGFDVVGIEFSIANRGSASFNVAIKVGDSVPAKKSNVSSVVRSGEKMHAWIDYVASSRRLEVRLNQFGHSRPYDPILWHSIDFPSVWESKEMFVGFSPVKKDDNINSSQACFLYSWSFVLRIFPHWMHSEPIDPKVLATKETEAPVVKPKSDCLLRILAAMIFGAGCGALTAFVVLYVWTIFGNRRPVMPEEFVMQPMDFEYKKVDVVVDKPIKGAKE